A section of the Choristoneura fumiferana chromosome 5, NRCan_CFum_1, whole genome shotgun sequence genome encodes:
- the IFT20 gene encoding intraflagellar transport 20, with protein MAEELQKVHLYYDDINKIRVIEPSVLKETEDVRDTCKDYESKIQDFGKLIISLLTMLTELGDNVEKQKMAAIGSMNLLNSAAKERESEQAKLQAQIHEKTIILDQLDTEYDALQILEATQMETIEYLTQLR; from the exons atgGCAGAGGAATTACAAAAAGTCCATCTCTACTATGATGATATCAACAAAATCAGAGTGATAGAACCTTCCGTTCTCAAGGAGACTGAAGACGTGAGGGATACTTGTAAAGATTATGAGTCTA AGATTCAGGACTTCGGGAAATTAATTATCTCGTTATTAACAATGCTAACAGAACTAGGTGATAATgtagaaaaacagaaaatggCTGCAATTGGTTCAATGAATCTCCTCAATTCGGCTGCCAAAGAAAGAGAATCTGAGCAAGCGAAATTACAA GCACAGATACACGAAAAAACAATCATACTCGATCAATTGGATACTGAATATGATGCACTTCAGATTCTGGAAGCGACGCAAATGGAAACTATAGAATATTTAACACAGTTGCGTTGA